The Streptomyces laurentii genome contains a region encoding:
- a CDS encoding hypothetical protein (identified by MetaGeneAnnotator; putative;~sequence version:1) yields the protein MGGKDMSSAGRILGFATAAVAFSFASLGATAQADTGPGPADAGVFLRCEAAGAPLEGDLDWDLVSENLNWD from the coding sequence TTGGGGGGCAAAGACATGAGTAGTGCTGGTCGAATTCTGGGCTTCGCGACCGCCGCGGTTGCTTTCTCATTCGCTTCCCTGGGCGCGACCGCCCAGGCCGACACCGGCCCCGGTCCCGCGGACGCCGGGGTCTTCCTGCGCTGCGAGGCCGCGGGCGCGCCCCTGGAAGGGGACCTGGACTGGGACCTGGTGTCCGAAAACCTGAACTGGGACTGA
- a CDS encoding sensor histidine kinase (identified by MetaGeneAnnotator; putative;~sequence version:1), with product MVTDDNAASARAGAREPSKIQKKGPKGCPVIPGGRATTATAPRRVVGTSAYIQYADALATDDNAASARAGAREPSKIQKKGPGAWLRASRAAPPGDRPRTGSGR from the coding sequence TTGGTGACCGACGACAACGCGGCGAGCGCGCGTGCTGGGGCACGCGAGCCCAGTAAGATCCAAAAGAAAGGCCCTAAGGGCTGTCCCGTCATCCCTGGCGGGCGCGCGACGACAGCTACGGCACCTCGCCGCGTTGTCGGAACGTCCGCATACATCCAGTATGCGGACGCGTTGGCGACTGACGACAACGCGGCGAGCGCGCGTGCCGGGGCGCGCGAGCCCAGTAAGATCCAAAAGAAAGGCCCTGGGGCCTGGCTCAGAGCCAGCCGCGCTGCCCCGCCCGGAGACCGGCCTCGAACCGGCTCCGGGCGTTGA
- a CDS encoding luxR-family transcriptional regulator (identified by MetaGeneAnnotator; putative;~sequence version:1) gives MYRLILENHGLRPSDVRQRLNLTEEQVRRAVDQLIDRKLLAVPHHDELRPVDPNLSLYSLLSDQLTELHDRQKEYERTRADIRAMLAEFGHLYPSCSQPDAERLIGMDCVQERMQDLADAARQECMTFNPGGGQSAASLAASKPLDSDVIGRGVRMRTVYLDSVRNDATTVEYAGWLTGIGGQVRTVPVLPIRMAVIDRTVAILPMDPDHTRRGAVQINSPGVVKALVELFERVWADAVPLGDARDRCEELDEHGLARREQELLRLLAQGLTDGAASKSLGVSLRTVRRMTADLSERLNARSRFEAGLRAGQRGWL, from the coding sequence GTGTACCGGCTCATCCTCGAGAACCACGGGCTGCGGCCGAGCGATGTGCGGCAGCGGCTGAACCTGACCGAGGAGCAGGTGCGGCGAGCGGTCGACCAGCTGATCGACCGCAAGCTCCTGGCCGTCCCGCACCATGACGAGCTGCGGCCCGTGGACCCGAACCTGAGCCTGTACTCCCTGTTGAGCGACCAGCTCACCGAACTGCACGACCGGCAGAAGGAGTACGAGCGCACCCGGGCGGACATTCGCGCGATGCTGGCGGAGTTCGGGCATCTGTACCCGTCGTGTTCGCAGCCGGACGCGGAGCGCCTGATCGGCATGGACTGCGTGCAGGAGCGCATGCAGGATCTGGCGGACGCGGCCCGGCAGGAGTGCATGACGTTCAATCCGGGCGGCGGCCAGTCGGCCGCGAGCCTGGCCGCCAGCAAGCCGCTCGACAGCGACGTCATCGGGCGCGGGGTGCGGATGCGCACGGTCTACCTGGACAGCGTGCGCAACGACGCGACGACCGTGGAGTACGCCGGCTGGCTGACCGGCATCGGCGGCCAGGTCCGGACCGTGCCGGTGCTGCCGATACGGATGGCGGTGATCGATCGCACGGTGGCGATCCTGCCCATGGACCCGGACCACACCCGCAGGGGGGCCGTCCAGATCAACTCGCCCGGCGTGGTGAAGGCGCTCGTGGAGCTCTTCGAACGGGTGTGGGCGGACGCGGTCCCGCTCGGCGACGCGCGCGACCGCTGCGAGGAACTGGACGAGCACGGACTCGCCCGGCGCGAACAGGAGTTGCTGCGGCTCCTCGCCCAGGGGCTCACCGACGGGGCCGCGAGCAAGAGCCTCGGCGTCTCGCTGCGTACGGTGCGCAGGATGACGGCCGACCTGAGCGAACGCCTCAACGCCCGGAGCCGGTTCGAGGCCGGTCTCCGGGCGGGGCAGCGCGGCTGGCTCTGA
- a CDS encoding hypothetical protein (identified by MetaGeneAnnotator; putative;~sequence version:1), translating into MTLEHARPTLDIVASLEQLLGDPVDGEGPFSFAAIVPAEERDELPVGAKKLLSDWGFADFLVPEGDGGRLRNLESALLLTRTLARRNLTFSVLFGSTLLGATPVWLWGTDEQRASVAAGLAAGAMACFGISERDHGSDLAASGTTAVSDGDEIVLNGEKWPVGNATRSRFVSVLAQHDGRGLSLFLVDKERLADGAWTNTPFVKGAGLRGHDLSGITFHDARVPRSALVGRPYRGLASVLKTLQITRTAIGAMSLGTMDSALRIGMRYANERVLYGSPVKEIPVVREHLVGAHLDLLIAECVALPVARALSVVPSRMSLWSSVVKYLVPVMGEEVLDHMGKVLGGRGYLREGVASGALQKLRRDHAITTVFEGTTHVNLHSIATQLPTVAAVADRPVEDGREVLRALFDWSREAPVWSPSGDALQLTNAAQDEITRGWTEAVEEAAAVAKERLDEGSAAGLSLVLAELTAHREALYAEVTGAGRTPDSVAASRAAARHCVLHAAASCLYAWLYGGDREGSAVRGDGWLILALQRLVQRLEPGRLLDGRHQDEFVSCMESALAKGEDFSLFPTVS; encoded by the coding sequence ATGACGCTGGAGCACGCCCGGCCCACCCTCGACATCGTCGCCTCCCTCGAACAGCTCCTCGGCGACCCGGTCGACGGCGAAGGTCCCTTCTCGTTCGCCGCGATCGTCCCGGCCGAGGAGCGCGACGAACTGCCCGTCGGCGCGAAGAAGCTGTTGTCGGACTGGGGGTTCGCCGACTTCCTGGTCCCCGAGGGCGACGGCGGACGGCTGCGGAACCTGGAGTCGGCCCTCCTGCTGACCCGCACCCTGGCCCGGCGCAACCTCACCTTCTCCGTGCTGTTCGGCTCGACCCTGCTGGGCGCCACGCCCGTGTGGCTGTGGGGCACCGACGAGCAGCGCGCCTCGGTGGCCGCGGGGCTGGCCGCCGGGGCCATGGCCTGCTTCGGCATCTCGGAGCGCGACCACGGCAGCGACCTCGCGGCGAGCGGCACGACGGCCGTCTCGGACGGCGACGAGATCGTACTCAACGGCGAGAAGTGGCCGGTCGGCAACGCGACCAGGTCGCGGTTCGTCAGCGTCCTCGCCCAGCACGACGGGCGCGGGCTCTCCCTGTTCCTGGTGGACAAGGAGCGGCTGGCGGACGGGGCGTGGACGAACACCCCGTTCGTGAAGGGCGCCGGTCTGCGCGGCCACGACCTGAGCGGGATCACGTTCCACGACGCGCGCGTCCCCCGCTCGGCGCTGGTCGGCCGGCCGTACCGGGGGCTCGCCTCGGTGCTGAAGACCCTCCAGATCACCCGGACCGCCATCGGCGCGATGTCGCTGGGCACCATGGACTCGGCGCTGCGGATCGGGATGCGGTACGCGAATGAGCGGGTGCTGTACGGGTCACCGGTCAAGGAGATCCCCGTGGTGCGGGAGCACCTGGTCGGCGCCCATCTGGATCTCCTGATCGCCGAGTGCGTGGCGCTGCCCGTGGCGCGGGCCCTGTCGGTGGTGCCGTCGCGGATGAGCCTGTGGTCCTCGGTCGTGAAGTACCTGGTCCCGGTGATGGGCGAAGAGGTGCTCGACCACATGGGCAAGGTGCTGGGGGGGCGCGGCTACCTGCGCGAGGGCGTCGCCTCGGGGGCCTTGCAGAAGCTGCGCCGCGACCACGCCATCACGACGGTCTTCGAGGGCACGACACACGTCAATCTGCACAGCATCGCCACGCAGCTGCCGACGGTCGCCGCCGTCGCGGACCGGCCGGTCGAGGACGGCCGCGAGGTGCTGCGCGCCCTGTTCGACTGGTCGCGCGAGGCGCCGGTGTGGTCCCCGTCCGGCGACGCGCTCCAGCTCACCAACGCCGCCCAGGACGAGATCACCCGGGGCTGGACGGAGGCCGTCGAGGAGGCGGCCGCCGTCGCGAAGGAGCGCCTGGACGAGGGGTCGGCGGCCGGACTCTCCCTCGTACTGGCGGAGCTGACGGCACACCGGGAGGCCCTGTACGCCGAGGTGACCGGGGCGGGCCGGACCCCGGACTCGGTGGCGGCGTCCCGCGCGGCGGCCCGGCACTGTGTGCTGCACGCGGCGGCGTCCTGCCTGTACGCGTGGCTGTACGGGGGTGACCGGGAGGGAAGCGCGGTGCGCGGCGACGGGTGGCTGATCCTGGCGCTCCAGCGCCTCGTACAGCGTCTTGAGCCCGGCCGGCTGCTGGACGGGCGACACCAGGACGAGTTTGTGAGTTGCATGGAGAGCGCGTTGGCGAAAGGTGAGGACTTTTCACTTTTCCCTACTGTCTCTTGA
- a CDS encoding ribonucleotide reductase (identified by MetaGeneAnnotator; putative;~sequence version:1), translating into MTDVSVEGSAPPRAEDGSADSALFTLDRAREDLMEVDASIRACLTWDYDGRDSRIWKLYQRNKQNQWDADTDIDWSYDVRFGAPLSDGQSAGLASFAVSETSPVPRELLNSFRWEYQAWMVSQFLHGEQGALVTTARLVETVPDLEAKVYAASQVADEARHVEAFARYIDEKIGVSYPINPGLKALLRDLLAESRWDVVYLGMQVIVEGLALAATRLASSGFGDPLITSITRMIAKDEARHIGFGVVSLTGLYNDMTTRERDEREAFLLEAVHLMSRRFLLREVWEKMDLDIERGLAFARTDPMMFGYRQLLFQQVIHVLRQLGLLTPKLRDLFLAENLARPEALRTAA; encoded by the coding sequence ATGACCGACGTTTCCGTTGAGGGCTCGGCCCCTCCGCGCGCCGAGGACGGCTCCGCCGACTCGGCGCTCTTCACCCTCGACCGGGCCCGCGAGGACCTGATGGAGGTCGACGCCTCCATCCGCGCCTGTCTCACCTGGGACTACGACGGGCGCGACAGCCGCATCTGGAAGCTGTACCAGCGCAACAAGCAGAACCAGTGGGACGCCGACACGGACATCGACTGGAGCTACGACGTCCGCTTCGGCGCACCCCTCTCCGACGGCCAGAGCGCCGGCCTCGCCTCGTTCGCCGTCTCCGAGACCAGCCCTGTCCCCCGCGAACTGCTCAACAGCTTCCGCTGGGAGTACCAGGCGTGGATGGTCAGCCAGTTCCTGCACGGCGAACAGGGCGCCCTCGTCACCACGGCCCGGCTGGTGGAGACCGTTCCCGACCTGGAGGCGAAGGTGTACGCGGCCTCCCAGGTCGCCGACGAGGCCCGGCACGTCGAGGCGTTCGCCCGGTACATCGACGAGAAGATCGGCGTCTCCTACCCGATCAACCCCGGCCTCAAGGCCCTGCTGCGCGACCTGCTCGCCGAGTCCCGCTGGGACGTCGTCTACCTCGGCATGCAGGTCATCGTGGAAGGGCTCGCCCTGGCCGCGACCCGGCTCGCCAGCAGCGGCTTCGGCGACCCGCTGATCACCTCGATCACCCGGATGATCGCCAAGGACGAGGCCCGGCACATCGGCTTCGGCGTGGTCTCGCTCACCGGCCTCTACAACGACATGACGACCCGGGAGCGCGACGAGCGCGAGGCGTTCCTGCTGGAGGCCGTCCACCTGATGTCCCGCCGGTTCCTGCTGCGCGAGGTCTGGGAGAAGATGGACCTCGACATCGAACGGGGCCTGGCCTTCGCCCGTACCGACCCGATGATGTTCGGATACCGGCAGCTGCTGTTCCAGCAGGTGATCCACGTCCTGCGGCAACTCGGTCTGCTCACCCCGAAGCTGCGCGACCTGTTCCTCGCCGAGAACCTGGCCCGGCCCGAGGCGCTGCGCACCGCCGCGTAG
- a CDS encoding 3-oxoacyl-[acyl-carrier-protein] synthase 2 (identified by MetaGeneAnnotator; putative;~sequence version:1), whose protein sequence is MSVARTRLPEVVVTGLGATTPLGGDAPATWEGIVAGRSAARALTEPWAEALPVRIAARAAVEPDTVLDRTRARRLDRAARFALVAAEEAWRDAGFRGPAGDHGQPPAERVGVVMGSGIGGVGALLRAQEQLRTGRERAISPYTVPMVMVNGAAGAVSLALNARAAALSPAGACAAGAEAVAAGLDMIRLGRADVVAVGGSEAVIGPLTLTAFASMHAVSRRNDDPAGASRPYDKQRDGFVLGEGAAVLVLESAEHARARGARVHCVLAGAGVSADAHHMVRPEPDGLGLASALRKALADAGLTPADVKHVSAHATSTPQGDIAESRALNHVLGESGYAVSAVKSAAGHLIGGSGALGALAAVLSLRDRTAPPVANLADQDDAITLDVVRIVPRALPAGDLAALSNAAGFGGHNVVLAFRS, encoded by the coding sequence ATGTCCGTCGCCCGTACGCGCCTGCCCGAGGTCGTCGTCACCGGCCTCGGCGCCACCACCCCGTTGGGCGGCGACGCCCCCGCCACCTGGGAGGGCATCGTCGCGGGCCGGTCCGCCGCCCGCGCCCTCACCGAGCCCTGGGCCGAAGCGCTGCCCGTCCGCATCGCCGCCCGGGCCGCCGTCGAACCCGACACCGTCCTGGACCGGACGCGGGCGCGCCGGCTCGACCGGGCCGCCCGGTTCGCGCTCGTCGCCGCCGAGGAGGCTTGGCGGGACGCCGGTTTCCGCGGCCCGGCCGGTGACCACGGGCAGCCGCCCGCCGAGCGCGTCGGCGTCGTCATGGGCAGCGGCATCGGGGGCGTCGGCGCCCTCCTGCGCGCCCAGGAACAGCTGCGCACCGGACGGGAGCGCGCCATCTCCCCGTACACCGTGCCCATGGTCATGGTGAACGGCGCCGCCGGGGCGGTCAGCCTCGCGCTCAACGCCCGGGCCGCCGCCCTCTCTCCGGCGGGGGCCTGCGCGGCCGGGGCGGAGGCGGTGGCGGCGGGCCTGGACATGATCCGCCTCGGCCGGGCCGATGTGGTCGCGGTCGGCGGCAGCGAGGCCGTCATCGGCCCGCTGACGCTCACCGCCTTCGCCTCGATGCACGCGGTGTCCCGGCGCAACGACGACCCGGCGGGCGCCTCCCGCCCCTACGACAAGCAGCGCGACGGGTTCGTCCTCGGCGAGGGCGCCGCCGTCCTCGTCCTGGAGTCCGCCGAGCACGCCCGCGCCCGGGGCGCCCGCGTCCACTGCGTGCTGGCGGGGGCCGGGGTGAGCGCGGACGCCCACCACATGGTGCGGCCCGAACCGGACGGTCTCGGCTTGGCGAGCGCCCTGCGCAAGGCGCTCGCGGACGCCGGGCTGACCCCGGCGGACGTGAAGCACGTCAGCGCCCACGCCACGTCGACCCCGCAGGGCGACATCGCGGAGAGCCGGGCGCTCAACCATGTGCTGGGGGAGTCCGGTTACGCCGTCTCCGCCGTCAAGTCGGCCGCCGGGCACCTGATCGGCGGCTCCGGGGCGCTGGGCGCGCTCGCCGCGGTGCTGTCCCTGCGCGACCGCACGGCCCCGCCCGTCGCGAACCTGGCCGACCAGGACGACGCCATCACGCTGGACGTGGTGCGCATCGTGCCCCGCGCGCTGCCGGCCGGTGACCTCGCGGCCCTGTCCAACGCGGCGGGCTTCGGCGGCCACAACGTGGTGCTGGCGTTCCGCTCGTAG